The genomic interval AATCAGCATCGCCCGCCCCAAACGGGTAATCAATGGACAAGAGGTGTAGCCGTTATAAACCATCTCACTTTCTTTACCGGCAATCTCTGCCACCAAATGATCGACCACCACCGGCGTTTGCCATTTCACACTCGCAGCCGTTTTACCTTTAGGCACCCCAGCGATATCACCAATTGCAAACACATTTTGGTAACGCGCATGACGCAGATTGTCTTTACTCACTTCCAACCAGCCATCACTCGCCCATTTTCCATCTTGCCAAGGCAGTGGACTGTTACGGATAGCTTCTGGCGCACGCATAGGGGGAACAACATTAATGAAATCATACGGCAACTCAACCGAGCCCTCTTCTACGCTGGTAAAAGTAGCGATGCGCTTACCGGGATCAATCGCGCTAAGCACACGGTTATAATGGGTCTCGATGCCACGATTCTCAAATAACATCCGTAGCTTTTCATGAACAATCGGCACAGAAAATAGGTTGCCACTGTGTGCGTTGTACGTTAGTTTCGCTTTACTGCGATTATCACGTCGACGCAGATGATCATCAGTGATAAAGGTATATTTCAATGGCGCACCAGCACATTTCATCTCAGTCGCTGGACGTAAAAACACCCCATCGCCACCGCTATCGGCAAAACGGTCAAGCAACTGCCACGTTGCCGCGGCCGCCTGCGGACTATGATAGATACTGCCCAGACCATCTTTCCCGATTAGCTGCTCATCCATCCCTTCAATGCCAGCGTAGTTAAGCATCAATCCGGTAGTCACCAACAAATAATCATAGCTGATTTTTTGTCCGGAAGCGGTGGTGATACTGTTGCTCTCAGGATCAAACTCGCTAACATATTCCTCAATCCAAGTCGCACTACGCGGAACATACTCTGCCGTCGTTGACACCGGATAGTCTGCCGATTTGATCCCACCAGCAACCAGCGTAAAGCCCGGTTGATAAAAATGTGCCTTACGCCCATCAACCAAAATAATCTCTGCACCATCTAAGCGATCGCTCAAACGCGAAGCGGCGGCCAACCCCGCCGCACCAGCGCCAGCAATGACAATTTTTGCTTTACTCTTGATTTTGGGTACAGCTTGCGCCGAGAGCGACGTTGCCAATAATGCGCCAGCACCTAAAGCACCACTCAAGCCAATAAACCCGCGACGATTCAAAGAACGTGCAAATTGCACACCATCTAGGTCACCTAGTAATCGTTTTTTCTGACCCATGTTCGCTCCTCTCATTAAATGTTATTCGCTGAAATGTATCGAGAAGTATTATGATATTTTTTTGATATGACATAAATTATAGCTTGACTATCAATGATTAGCCAGTTTTATTTTTCTGTATCTATCGGTTTTATTATGATAAAACAAAAACCACGTTGTTCTCACTTAATCCTAAAAAACACGCCACCGTTTCTTTTTCACCAGTCAAATGGTCAATCAACCCCAAATAACCAATACAGCACCAGCCACAATCAGCGCTAATCCCCAACGATCGGCATAACTCAGCGATTCACGAAACAAGCGCGCAGAAATAAGCAGGGTAAACCATACTTCTACTTGTCCTAAGGTTTTCACCAGCGCTACAGACTGCATACTCATGGCGCTAAACCAGCCTACTGAAGCACAAAAACCCGCGACACTGATCGCCAACACCGTTTTTTTATGTTGGCGCATCGTGCTAAGCGTTTGTGGTTGCCGCCAGCCAAGCCACAACAGTAATCCAAGTATTTGAATCCATAGCACACTGCACAACACCCATGCCGCACGCAGCAGATACGGTAGCGTTGGCAATTGCTGTGAAGCTTCGCGTACCAATAATGACGTGCACGCGAAACTCAAACCACACGCCAATCCAATGACCAGTGTACGTTTATCTGGTAGGCGCCGCGCACGAACACCACTGAGTAAAAATACAGCCAGCCCGCCGAGTGCTACGCCTAACCACGCACCAAAGCTGAACGATTCATGCAAAAAGATCACCGCCAATAATGCGGCAAGAATCGCTTCACTCTTTGCCAGTCCAACGCCTATCGCATAATTTTGTCGCTGAAATAATAGAACCATCAAAGCGGTAGCCACTATTTGACTGAGTGCTGCCAAAACGACCATGACTATAAAAGTGTGTGAGATCTGCGGCAAACCCAAGCTGTAATAGCATTGCATCGCGAATAGATAAAGTGCGGCCAAAGGTGCAGCAAACAAAAACCGCGCTAAGGTCACACCCAGCGCATCAACACTGTGACTTAGCGTTTTTTGCCAGGCATTACGCCACGCCTGAGCAAATGCAGCACAAAAGGTAAGGACAATCCAGCTCACGCGCCAGCGCCACCTTCAGCAATTTCCAGTTTTTCCGGGACAGCATAACGACCCCGTACACGCAAATGAAGATAACTTTCTTCTGCATGTTCACGAAACCGCTGTTCTATTTCTGGTGCAAGTAGTTCATTAGCGTAGAATTTATCAAAAGTCAGATTAATCTGTCCCTTATCATCTTCAACACAGCTGATTAATTTGACCTGAATAGCATCACCTTGTGCCGGTTTTTCTTTATAAAGCCCGCCAATTTGCGCCACATTGTGCTCATCGCGAACCAAGCTAGCCCAACGCATCCGCTCACTTGACCATCCGAAACATGAAGCCGAATCAAGCGGATGTGCGGTATTTTCCAGAGCGAAGTGCAATCTGACATAACGCCCGCGAAACGCGTCATACGGATCAACCGGCACAGTTTGGAAGCGATACACGTTGCCGTTTTCAAGGGTACGTTCTGACTGGATGATACGATTGGCCAAATAGAGCGTTTGCGCGAAAAACACAAGTAACAGTACGCCGTAAAGTATACGCTTCATACCTTCCTCCGACGCAGCAGCCAAACATTAATCAGCAACAATAAAACCCCAGCAACAATCAAGCCGAGCCCACGCGCGAGCAGCATCCAACCGCTATCAAAGAATATATTTAAGAGCAGTACTAACAGTAAAAATAAACCGGTATTAGTTTTCAGTAAGCGCTCTTCTTGAAGTCCGCTATAGGTTAACAGTAGCCCACTAAAGAGCACCCAAGCCTGAGCGAGTACAAAATACACCCATTCAGGTGCACCAAAATCAACGATTAACGGCAAGACGATAACCAAACAGGGGGTGAGCAACATCACCCAGGTGGTTGGCTTTTTTAATGCCGACGGCTGCTTGCGCCACAGCCATAAAACCACCGACACTAAAACCACAGATTCATAACCGACAGGGAATGCTTGATACTTAAAAACCTCAAACAGCATAATCCATAGCAGCAACACCACAATACCCACACTCGCAATACTACGCAGTGGATTACGCCAACCCCGAATATCGTTGGTAGCACCCAGCCCGTAATAAGCTAAAAAAATCAACGCGAGGAACTTAACATTAGTGTCGACATGCAGAATGAGCAAAGTGTAAATAACTGCCAGTAATACCGCCCAACGCTCGACCAAACCAGCAAAGCGAAACGCATAAATGAGACCAACAATCAGCCCAACTAAAATGATTTCGCCACTAGGCGACGGCGCTTTCCATACATTCGCCCAAAGACTGTCGTCTTGCACCGCATAAAGCCATGGTGCGCTTTCCCCAATCGCGCACAGCAACACCATCGATGCAACAAACAATGCGCGTGAGCGTAACAACAAGGCACTCGGGAACGCCATCAAAAACCACAGCAAAAAATATTGCCAAAGCGCACCATAAGCATGGTAAGTTTGCGCGATAAGCGCAATCGCCGCCCCCTGCGCTGCAGCCAAAGCAATCGCGCAGGCCTCCCCCAACAAACTTTGTGAGCGCTCGCGCCAGGCAAGAAAGAAACATACCCCTTGCATGACTAACAAAGGCAATAGCGCAATCAATGCACGAGCAAGGCGTCCTAACTCCTGCCAGTTATGCGCCAATAGTAAAATAACCCCACCACCGATAAATAAAACCGCAAGCAACACCAGCACCCAAGCCATCCAAGGTTTGGCATCGTATCGAGAGTAAGAAGCTGTGATCGCCTGTGATTGATCCGTATTGATGAGCCCTTCTTGCTGCCAGAGGCGGCTTTCTTCGATGAGCCAATCATAGATTTTTGCGGTAAGCGGTTTTTGCTGCATTACTGTGCCTGAGTCTGGTAGTGAAGATCCTTGGCATAACGCCTTTACACTACCTAATCTATCACCAAATTAACGCTAGATGTATATTTAAACGAAGATATTTACTTAATACGCCAAAGCATCAGAAGCTTCACGACGTGCTTTTTCAGCAGCCACCAGCGCGTCACGTTGCACACTGATCCACGCTTCTGCTTGGGCGTTGATATCTTTTGGCGACAGTCCATGAGGATCAATCGCCTCACCAACCACTACCTGCACCACCCCGCTATGGGTTTGCCCACGAACCGGCCAAAATTGTCCGGCATTGTGCGCAATCGGTATCACTGGCACACCTAGCTCATGAGCAAGGCGACCTGCGCCCATTTTAAACGGCTGTGGCGCGTCAACAGCGCTACGTGTCCCTTCAGGATAAATCACTAATGAATAGCCGCTCGCTATGCGCTTAGCGCCCTCACACATCAACATCTTCATCGCCACGCGACCTTGTGTTCGATCAATCGCAATCGGGTTCATCAGCCGTATTGCCCAACCAACATAAGGCATGTCGGTGATCTCTTTTTTCAGCAACCACACCAGATCGCGCTTTAAGAGCGTTGTAAAAAATGTTTCCCAATTCGATTGATGATTGAGCAGCAAAATACACGGCTGATCAGGAATATGTTCGCGTCCAATTACCTGCCAATCAATCCCACAAATAATTTTTGCCAGCCAAATCACACCATCAGCCCAATACGAACCCACTTTATGTCGCCAACGAAACGGCAGCGGCGACATCAACAGGATCAGCGTCGCCCAGAACACCGCGTTGAGCCCAAAGGCAACGCCAAATAAGCGATGACGCCACATTATTGTGTGCCTCGGCGCGCTAACTCTTGCTGATAAAGCGCCTGCATGGTCTCATGCGACCACGCTTCAATACGATCACTCAACGCGACGATATCTTCGCCAACCGTGGGAATCGGTTCACCGATAATCACTTGCACTGTGCCCGGGTGCATACGCCCTTTTTTAGGCCAAAACTGCCCCGCGTTATGCACAATCGGTAAAATATGGGTACCTAAATTGACCGCCAAGCGCGTCGCGCCGTGTTTATAAGGCTTCGGCTCTCCGGCTTTGGCGCGTGTCCCTTCAGGGAACATCACCACCCAAAAACCCATACCAATGCGCTGCCGTCCTTGGTCAATCACTTGTTCCATCGCGGCTTTTTTCTTACTGCGATCAATGGCTATTGGGCGCAGGAGCGCCATACCCCAACCAAAAAACGGTACATACATCAGCTCTTTTTTCAGTACCCAAACCTGATCACGAATCATCGTCGGCGTGAACACTGTTTCCCAGGTTGACTGATGGTTGACCACCATCACCCCTGCTTCTTGCGGCACATGCTCGCGACCATGAATTTGCCAGCGGATGCCACAAATCCAGCGCGCCAGCCAGATCACAGTATCGCCCCAGCCAGTCGCCAGGCGATGCCGCCAACGAAACGGCAACACAATCATGAATATAATCAGCGTCGCCCAAAGCATAATCGACAACACAAAAGCGATTTTGAATAAGATTGTGCGTACACCCATCAACATAGTTTACCCCGGTAACAACGATAAATCGGCAACGCGATCAAAGCCATCCTGCAGCGCACCCAGCAAAGCGAGGCGATTTTCTCGCAACGCAGGATCATCAGCAACCACCATCACTTGATCGAAGAATGCGGCCAATGGCGCAGCTAATTCACCAAGCCGCTCAAGAGCTGCTTGATAATTTTCTTGATCAAGCGCCTGTGCTAAAGGGGGGTAATCTGCTGCCACTGGTCATAAAGCGCTTGTTCAGCAGGCTCTTGCAAGTACTCTACCTCAACATCACGCTTCGCCATATCCTGTTTTTTCAAAATATTGCGAATCCGTTTCGCGCTCGCCAATAAACTCGGCGCTGAAGCAGAATCGACAAACTGCGCAAGCGCTTTTACGCGCTGATTGATATCTTCTAAATCGTCCAATTCCAATGCACGCACAGCCTGGAATACCTCAACCGCAACACCTTGCTCGCGATAGTAGCCTTGTAAACGCTCAATGATGTACTCTCGTACCTCACTAACTTGCGCTTCGGCATTGAGCGCTGCAGGGAAGCTTGCCGCACTGTTTGCCAACCACGTATTAAGCGGCAAGGATAAATCCGCCTCAATAATCAAACGAATCACCCCAATCGCCATCCGGCGAAGTGCATAAGGATCGCGACTTCCGGTGGGTTTTGCACCAATCGCAAAACCGCCGATTAAGGTATCAAATTTTTCCGCCAGCGCTAAGGTTAACCCAACGCGCGTTTCTGGCAACGCGCCACCAGCCTGCAATGGGAAATACTGCTCTTCGAGCGCAGCGGCGACTTCCGCGTCTAGCCCATCGCGCTCAGCATAATAACGCCCCATCAAGCCCTGTAGCTCTGGGAACTCCATCACCATCTCGCTCAATAAATCGCATTTTGCCAGCACCGCCGCCATTTTCGCCTTGCCGGCATCCGCATCACACACAGGCGCCAACGCGGTTGCCATTTCAGCGACACGCGCTGATTTATCGGCCAACGAGCCGAGCTGTTCCTGATAAACCACCTTAGCCAACTGTTCTTGATGACTGGCGAGCGGTTTTTTCAAATCCTGTTCCCAGAAAAACGCTGCGTCAGCAAAGCGTGGACGGATCACTTTCTCGTTCCCTTCACGCACCACTTCCGGATCCAGCGATTCAATATTCGCCACCGCAATAAAATGCGGCTGCAATGCGCCATTCTGATCCACCACGGCGAATGTTTTCTGATTGTCCTGCATGGTGGTGATTAACACTTCCTGCGGGACTTCTAAAAATGACGGTTCGAAATGCCCGGTCACAGCCACTGGCCATTCCACCAACGACGCAACTTCTTCTAACAGCGCTTCCGGCATCACCGCTTCGCCATTTAATTGTGCTGCCGCAGCGCTCACTTGCTCACGAATCCGCTCGGTGCGCGCCTGCGCATCAACCATCACAAATGCCTTATTAAGCGTTGCTTCATAGCCCATCGCCTCACCAATAGCCACCGGTTCTGGATGATGCACGCGATGCCCTAAGCTATAGCGATCAGCGTCCACCCCGAAAAAGCTCATCGGCCATATGGCTTGATCAGCAAGCACCACCAAGCTTAGTACCGGGCGCACAAAGGATTGATCAAAATTGCCCCAGCGCATGCGCTTAGCAATCGGCAGTTTATTCATCACTTCGGCAAACATCTCAGGCAATAACGCCTGCAAATCCTGACCTTCTTCGCGCCCGTAATACATCAGCCATTGGCCTTTTGGTGTATCAACAATGCTTAAGTCTTCTGGCGCAACCCCACAAGAGCGCGCAAACCCTTCTGCGGCCTTAGTCCACTGTCCGTCAGCGTCTTTGGCCGCTTTCATTGCCGGCCCTTTACGCTCAATATCCTGATCCGGTTGCTTAAGCGCTACTTCACGCAAACGCCAAGCCAGGCGGCGTGGCGTCGCAAAAGATTCAACTTCCGCACACGGAATACCCGCTTCAGACAGCAGCTCTCTCCAGAGGTTTTGTCCGGCAGAGGCCAATTGATTGACCGCACGCGTCGGCAGCTCTTCCATACCGATTTCGATTAATAGATTGGTGGTCGTACTCATCGTGCGCCCTCCTGCTGATCACGGCATAACGGAAAGCCTAACGCTTCACGGCTGGCATAGAACGCCTCAGCGGCCGCTTTTGATATCGTGCGCACACGTAAAATATAGCGTTGACGCTCAGTGACCGAGATCGCGCGTCGCGCGTCGAGTAAATTAAACACATGCGAGGCTTTAAGCGCCTGTTCATAAGCGGGTAGTGGCAGTTGATCAGCAGCTAGGCGTAGCGCCATCGCTTCTGCAGCATCAAACTGCGCAAATAAAGCATCCACATCGGCATATTCAAAGTTATAGGTCGATTGTTCGCGCTCATTTTGCTGATAGACATCGCCGTAATAAACCGTACCTTGTGGGGTTTCGGTCCACACAAGATCGTACACACTCTCAACATTCTGTAAATACATCGCGATACGCTCTAAACCATAGGTCAGCTCGCCCATCACCGGTTTACATTCCAAACCGCCGGCCTGCTGGAAATAGGTAAATTGTGAGATCTCCATGCCATTGACCCAAACTTCCCAGCCAAGACCCCAAGCACCAAGGGTGGGCGATTCCCAGTTATCTTCAACAAAACGCATGTCGTGAACCGCCGGATCAATGCCAATTTCGCGCATCGACGCCAAATATAAATCCTGAAAACGCGGCGGCGAAGGCTTCATCACCACTTGAAACTGATAATAGCGCTGCAAGCGGTTCGGGTTTTCGCCATAGCGCCCATCGGTTGGACGTCTTGAAGGCTGTACATACGCTGCATTCCAAGGCTCTGGGCCGAGTGCACGCAAAAACGTTGCTGTATGGAATGTACCAGCGCCGACTTCCATATCCAGTGGTTGCATCACCACACAGCCTTGCTGCGACCAAAATCGCTGCAAGGTAAAAATCATATCCTGAAAATTCAGTACCTCTGCCATGTATCGGGTGCCTTATCTTATTCTTAAGCCAAAGGAGGGTATTGTATCGCTAAAGCGTTTATTACCAAAATAGCATTACAGCACAACGCAATATTGCTAAGATGACGTGCCTAAACAAAAACCCATTCGCCAATGAATAACCTCTACCGCAAAGTTCTCGCGTTTATTTTCTCGGCTATTTTCCACCTGATTTCGCTGCTAATGATCGGCCTCACCTTGCATTCTTTTATGCTCTCAGCGCTGAGTGATGATTCCGGTGAGCTTATCGGCCTGCTCATTAAAGCCATCAATTCATTGGTGATTGCGCTGGCGATGTATGAACTTGGTGTCGGTGTGGGTAAAGAATATGCTGGAAGCGATGAAGGCAATATTTATCAAAACATTCGCCGCACCGTCACACGATTTGTCGGCACCGTGTGTATTGCCTTGGTTCTGGAAGGCCTGATTATGATCATCAAATACAGCCAGCTCGATATGGCGGGCAATTTAATCTTCCCAGTCTCGATTATTATTGCCGCCTCGGTCTTATTACTCGCCTTGGGCGGTTTTTTAGCACTTAGTCGCCCGAGCAGCCAAGCTGGAGATAGTCAGCCGAGCGAGTAGCCCGAGTAAGTAACCCAAGTGGATAAACTAAGGCATAAAAAAAGCCGGAAGTAAAAAACTTCCGGCTGAATATCTTATTGGGACAGCCCCAAACTATTACATTTTTTGCTTGGTGTCTTCTGCAGTTTGAGAAATCTTTGAGCCTGCTTGTTCCATATCTTCGCCCACACCTTTAACGGTGTTGCAGCCGGCTAATGCAAAAACGCCGAACAATGCCATTAAGGCCACTAAATGACGCATAACTTTCTCCTCATCAAAATAACCAGTCTCTCGGCCGCTTTAAACACAACCGATACATTACTATGGCACAGTTTTTAATGATCGTTCAATCTTTTTTAACCGCTACTCAGGTGAAGAGAGTGATACCAATCACTGCTATTAAGCGTCAATACACGTGTTTGATATCGCTGTATTTACATATATTCGCGCAAAAGGATGCGCTATAATCTAGCCAAGCTTGCTTTCATCATCTCATCTAAGGAGTCACCATGCTTGCTGAATTTGGAATTGATGCCGATATGGGCTTTACGGTCTTTGTTATTGTTGCCATCGTGTTCGCGTTTTGGTTTGCTAAACGTGCGATACAGATCGTCAATCAGGGTATGGAATATACCGTGCTGCGCTTTGGTGAATACAACCGTACCTTAGGGCCAGGCTTTCACATCATCGTGCCGTTTTATGAGCGCGTTGGTCATCGCCTGAATATGAAAGAGCGAGTGCTCGATGTACCGCGCCAAGAAGTCATCACTTACGATAATGCGATTGTTAGCGTCGATGGCGTGGTGTTTTTTCAAATTATGGATGCGGCGAAAGCGGCTTATGCGGTTGATGAACTGGAATATTCCATCCTTAACCTCAGCATGACCAACCTGCGTACGGTGATGGGCTCAATGAGCCTGGATGACTTGTTATCAAAACGTGATGAAATCAACGTCCGTCTGCTTTCAACCATCGACACAGCAACCAACCCTTGGGGGTTAAAGTCACCCGTGTGGAAATCAGAGACATCACCCCACCGGTTGAGCTCGCCGATGCGATGGCGCGACAAATGAAGGCAGAGCGCTTAAAACGTGCGGAAATTCTTGAAGCAGAAGGTCGGCGTCAATCAGAAATTCTCGCCGCAGAAGGTAAAAAACAATCAGAGATTCTTGAAGCAGAAGGACGTAAAGCCTCAGCGTTTCTTGATGCTGAGGCGCGTGAGCGTTTAGCTGAAGCCGAAGCGCGCGCCACCTCGATGGTCTCACAAGCGATTGCTGATGGCGATATTAACGCGGTTAATTATTTTGTCGCGCAAAAGTATGTTGAGGCTTTGGGCAAATTTGCCACCAGCGAAAACCAAAAAACCTTCTTCTTACCGATGGAATCTAACGGTATCCTCGGTGCACTAGGTGGTGTGGCAGAATTGCTCAAACAATCGGCCGACAAAGGAACAAAGAAATGATTGCCTTGTTGATTGACCCCATTTATTGGAACTGGTTAATTCTCTGCGGCCTCTTTTTGCTGATGGAAATCTTTACGGTATCGTTCTTTTTCCTCATTTGGGCGACCACCGCGCTGATTATGGCGGCGATCACCTTTGCCTTCCCCGAAATGAGTTGGCAAATGCAGTTGTTATTGTTTTCTGTCTTGTCGTTAGTGGGTGTGGTGCTTTGGTGGTTTTTTGCCCGTCATTGGCGACGTAGCCCCAATAGCACCGCTGATAAACTCAATAACCGTGGACGCTATCTCATCGGCCGGCAATATGTGTTACAAACACCGATCCATCAAGGCTATGGACGCCTGCAAATCGATGATAGCTTATGGACAGTACAATGCGATGAAGAATTACCCGCCGGCACAAAGGTCGTCATTAAAGATATAGACAGCCTAACCCTCAAGGTAGCGCGTGTTGGCTAGACTGCTTGTACTGCTGGCGCTCTTGAGTGCTAACGTATTGGCTAACAGCTATCGTAATGAGACGATTGACGGCGTGCGTTATGGCGTATTTACCGCCGAGCCCGCTGATGTGTCGCTACATTGGCAAAACAGCAACGGTAAAGCGTATCGCTCGCTACGTGAGCTCTATCAAGCGCTTGACGAAGATGGGCGAAGCATCGATTTATTGATGAATGCAGCGATCTTTAGCGCTGATGAAACCCCTGCCGGCTTATGGATCGAAGAAGGCAAAACCCTATCACAGATCAACACAAACCGCGGCCAAGGCAATTTTCACATCCAGCCTAATGGCGTATTTTGGCTGGCTGATGATCAAGCACACATCAACACCCTCGCCGC from Suttonella sp. R2A3 carries:
- a CDS encoding entericidin A/B family lipoprotein codes for the protein MRHLVALMALFGVFALAGCNTVKGVGEDMEQAGSKISQTAEDTKQKM
- the glyQ gene encoding glycine--tRNA ligase subunit alpha, which gives rise to MAEVLNFQDMIFTLQRFWSQQGCVVMQPLDMEVGAGTFHTATFLRALGPEPWNAAYVQPSRRPTDGRYGENPNRLQRYYQFQVVMKPSPPRFQDLYLASMREIGIDPAVHDMRFVEDNWESPTLGAWGLGWEVWVNGMEISQFTYFQQAGGLECKPVMGELTYGLERIAMYLQNVESVYDLVWTETPQGTVYYGDVYQQNEREQSTYNFEYADVDALFAQFDAAEAMALRLAADQLPLPAYEQALKASHVFNLLDARRAISVTERQRYILRVRTISKAAAEAFYASREALGFPLCRDQQEGAR
- a CDS encoding DUF2157 domain-containing protein, producing the protein MQQKPLTAKIYDWLIEESRLWQQEGLINTDQSQAITASYSRYDAKPWMAWVLVLLAVLFIGGGVILLLAHNWQELGRLARALIALLPLLVMQGVCFFLAWRERSQSLLGEACAIALAAAQGAAIALIAQTYHAYGALWQYFLLWFLMAFPSALLLRSRALFVASMVLLCAIGESAPWLYAVQDDSLWANVWKAPSPSGEIILVGLIVGLIYAFRFAGLVERWAVLLAVIYTLLILHVDTNVKFLALIFLAYYGLGATNDIRGWRNPLRSIASVGIVVLLLWIMLFEVFKYQAFPVGYESVVLVSVVLWLWRKQPSALKKPTTWVMLLTPCLVIVLPLIVDFGAPEWVYFVLAQAWVLFSGLLLTYSGLQEERLLKTNTGLFLLLVLLLNIFFDSGWMLLARGLGLIVAGVLLLLINVWLLRRRKV
- a CDS encoding GDYXXLXY domain-containing protein translates to MKRILYGVLLLVFFAQTLYLANRIIQSERTLENGNVYRFQTVPVDPYDAFRGRYVRLHFALENTAHPLDSASCFGWSSERMRWASLVRDEHNVAQIGGLYKEKPAQGDAIQVKLISCVEDDKGQINLTFDKFYANELLAPEIEQRFREHAEESYLHLRVRGRYAVPEKLEIAEGGAGA
- a CDS encoding 1-acyl-sn-glycerol-3-phosphate acyltransferase is translated as MLMGVRTILFKIAFVLSIMLWATLIIFMIVLPFRWRHRLATGWGDTVIWLARWICGIRWQIHGREHVPQEAGVMVVNHQSTWETVFTPTMIRDQVWVLKKELMYVPFFGWGMALLRPIAIDRSKKKAAMEQVIDQGRQRIGMGFWVVMFPEGTRAKAGEPKPYKHGATRLAVNLGTHILPIVHNAGQFWPKKGRMHPGTVQVIIGEPIPTVGEDIVALSDRIEAWSHETMQALYQQELARRGTQ
- a CDS encoding DALR anticodon-binding domain-containing protein, coding for MAADYPPLAQALDQENYQAALERLGELAAPLAAFFDQVMVVADDPALRENRLALLGALQDGFDRVADLSLLPG
- a CDS encoding DMT family transporter, whose translation is MSWIVLTFCAAFAQAWRNAWQKTLSHSVDALGVTLARFLFAAPLAALYLFAMQCYYSLGLPQISHTFIVMVVLAALSQIVATALMVLLFQRQNYAIGVGLAKSEAILAALLAVIFLHESFSFGAWLGVALGGLAVFLLSGVRARRLPDKRTLVIGLACGLSFACTSLLVREASQQLPTLPYLLRAAWVLCSVLWIQILGLLLWLGWRQPQTLSTMRQHKKTVLAISVAGFCASVGWFSAMSMQSVALVKTLGQVEVWFTLLISARLFRESLSYADRWGLALIVAGAVLVIWG
- a CDS encoding NAD(P)/FAD-dependent oxidoreductase, which translates into the protein MGQKKRLLGDLDGVQFARSLNRRGFIGLSGALGAGALLATSLSAQAVPKIKSKAKIVIAGAGAAGLAAASRLSDRLDGAEIILVDGRKAHFYQPGFTLVAGGIKSADYPVSTTAEYVPRSATWIEEYVSEFDPESNSITTASGQKISYDYLLVTTGLMLNYAGIEGMDEQLIGKDGLGSIYHSPQAAAATWQLLDRFADSGGDGVFLRPATEMKCAGAPLKYTFITDDHLRRRDNRSKAKLTYNAHSGNLFSVPIVHEKLRMLFENRGIETHYNRVLSAIDPGKRIATFTSVEEGSVELPYDFINVVPPMRAPEAIRNSPLPWQDGKWASDGWLEVSKDNLRHARYQNVFAIGDIAGVPKGKTAASVKWQTPVVVDHLVAEIAGKESEMVYNGYTSCPLITRLGRAMLIEFDYRNNLVPSFPGVIAPLEELWATWVIKTVALKPTYISMLRGSA
- the glyS gene encoding glycine--tRNA ligase subunit beta: MSTTTNLLIEIGMEELPTRAVNQLASAGQNLWRELLSEAGIPCAEVESFATPRRLAWRLREVALKQPDQDIERKGPAMKAAKDADGQWTKAAEGFARSCGVAPEDLSIVDTPKGQWLMYYGREEGQDLQALLPEMFAEVMNKLPIAKRMRWGNFDQSFVRPVLSLVVLADQAIWPMSFFGVDADRYSLGHRVHHPEPVAIGEAMGYEATLNKAFVMVDAQARTERIREQVSAAAAQLNGEAVMPEALLEEVASLVEWPVAVTGHFEPSFLEVPQEVLITTMQDNQKTFAVVDQNGALQPHFIAVANIESLDPEVVREGNEKVIRPRFADAAFFWEQDLKKPLASHQEQLAKVVYQEQLGSLADKSARVAEMATALAPVCDADAGKAKMAAVLAKCDLLSEMVMEFPELQGLMGRYYAERDGLDAEVAAALEEQYFPLQAGGALPETRVGLTLALAEKFDTLIGGFAIGAKPTGSRDPYALRRMAIGVIRLIIEADLSLPLNTWLANSAASFPAALNAEAQVSEVREYIIERLQGYYREQGVAVEVFQAVRALELDDLEDINQRVKALAQFVDSASAPSLLASAKRIRNILKKQDMAKRDVEVEYLQEPAEQALYDQWQQITPL
- a CDS encoding phosphodiester glycosidase family protein → MARLLVLLALLSANVLANSYRNETIDGVRYGVFTAEPADVSLHWQNSNGKAYRSLRELYQALDEDGRSIDLLMNAAIFSADETPAGLWIEEGKTLSQINTNRGQGNFHIQPNGVFWLADDQAHINTLAAYQRLKPQAEFAVQAGPMLLIDGAINSRFIKGLSSPYKRNAVCTTRSGDLYFIMTERYEDEWPSFYRLADALKQLGCYQALYLDGAISDWYIPEVSGLFHWQDFVGMIAVSHSSP
- a CDS encoding NfeD family protein, translated to MIALLIDPIYWNWLILCGLFLLMEIFTVSFFFLIWATTALIMAAITFAFPEMSWQMQLLLFSVLSLVGVVLWWFFARHWRRSPNSTADKLNNRGRYLIGRQYVLQTPIHQGYGRLQIDDSLWTVQCDEELPAGTKVVIKDIDSLTLKVARVG
- a CDS encoding 1-acyl-sn-glycerol-3-phosphate acyltransferase, producing the protein MWRHRLFGVAFGLNAVFWATLILLMSPLPFRWRHKVGSYWADGVIWLAKIICGIDWQVIGREHIPDQPCILLLNHQSNWETFFTTLLKRDLVWLLKKEITDMPYVGWAIRLMNPIAIDRTQGRVAMKMLMCEGAKRIASGYSLVIYPEGTRSAVDAPQPFKMGAGRLAHELGVPVIPIAHNAGQFWPVRGQTHSGVVQVVVGEAIDPHGLSPKDINAQAEAWISVQRDALVAAEKARREASDALAY